The following are encoded together in the Xiphophorus hellerii strain 12219 chromosome 3, Xiphophorus_hellerii-4.1, whole genome shotgun sequence genome:
- the septin7b gene encoding septin 7b, which yields MAQQKNLDGYVGFASLPNQVYRKSVKRGFEFTLMVVGESGLGKSTLINSLFLTDLYSAEYPGPSHRIKKTVQVEQSKVLIKEGGVQLLLTIVDTPGFGDAVDNSNCWQPIIDHIDSKFEDYLNSESRVNRRQMPDSRIHCCLYFIAPSGHGLKPLDIEFMKRLHEKVNVIPLIAKADTLTPEECQQFKKQIMREIQEHKIKIYEFPETDDEEENRLVKKIKDKLPLAVVGSNTIIEVNGKRVRGRQYPWGVAEVENSDHCDFTILRDMLIRTHMQDLKDVTNNVHYENYRSRKLAAVTYNGVDNNKAKGQLSTNMDTVDGMSPLAQMEEERREHVAKMKKMEMEMEQVFEMKVKEKVQKLKDSEAELQRRHEQMKKNLEAQHKELEEKRRVFEDERSNWELQQRLEQQKMEASRTLEKNKKKGKIF from the exons gCGAATCCGGCCTGGGAAAGTCGACTTTGATTAACTCGCTGTTCCTAACAGACCTGTATTCAGCAGAGTATCCTGGACCTTCACACAGAATCAAAAAGACTGTACAg GTGGAGCAATCTAAAGTCTTAATAAAGGAAGGAGGCGTCCAGCTGCTGCTCACAATAGTCGACACCCCGGGGTTCGGAGATGCCGTTGACAACAGCAACTG CTGGCAGCCAATCATCGACCACATAGACAGCAAGTTTGAAGACTACCTGAACTCAGAATCACGGGTGAACAGACGACAGATGCCTGACAGCCGGATCCACTGCTGCCTTTATTTCATCGCTCCCTCCGGACACGG ACTGAAGCCCTTGGACATCGAGTTCATGAAACGGTTGCATGAAAAAGTCAATGTCATCCCGCTGATCGCCAAAGCAGACACTCTCACCCCAGAGGAATGTCAACAGTTCAAGAAGCAG ATCATGAGAGAAATCCAAGAGCACAAAATCAAGATTTACGAGTTTCCTGAGACGGACGACGAAGAGGAGAACAGGCTGGTGAAGAAAATTAAA GACAAGCTGCCGCTGGCTGTGGTGGGAAGCAACACCATCATCGAGGTGAACGGCAAGAGGGTGAGGGGAAGACAATACCCCTGGGGAGTTGCAGAAG TTGAAAACAGCGACCATTGTGACTTCACCATCCTCAGGGACATGCTCATCAG GACTCACATGCAGGACCTGAAGGATGTGACCAACAACGTCCACTATGAAAACTACCGCAGCAGGAAGCTGGCCGCTGTCACCTACAACGGAGTGgacaacaacaaagcaaaagGACAGCTGTCCACCAA tatggACACAGTTGACGGAAT GAGTCCCCTGGCCcagatggaggaggagaggcGAGAGCATGTGGCCAAGATGAAGAAGATGGAGATGGAGATGGAGCAGGTGTTCGAGATGAAAGTCAAGGAGAAGGTGCAGAAGCTCAAAGACTCTGAGGCagag CTTCAGCGGCGTCACGAGCAGATGAAGAAGAACCTGGAGGCTCAACataaggagctggaggagaagagGCGCGTCTTCGAGGATGAGAGGTCAAACTGGGAGCTCCAACAGCGGCTGGAGCAGCAGAAGATGGAGGCCTCCAG gactctggagaaaaacaaaaagaaaggaaagatcTTCTAA